The proteins below come from a single Eubacterium limosum genomic window:
- a CDS encoding GntR family transcriptional regulator produces MNNHFTAYELIASDIREKIEENIFKPEQRLPSVLELCSEYNASDSTIRKSLDILKKEGYIYSKKRVGVFVSSIEEKRFILKFNEFSNLKEPVTDSNLVIFKKGPDNKEVRDPRFYHKKYIECHRIYRAGAFPVLYKVDYILYNAHMCLESINAEKWIGEMDLVMDSPAIYKQLALRIEMGEEKIRQAMILAEESILYKIRREYYTEKKSFVGLSEIYVANHDLKLQIHEK; encoded by the coding sequence GTGAACAATCATTTTACAGCCTATGAGCTTATTGCAAGTGATATCCGTGAAAAAATTGAAGAAAATATTTTTAAGCCTGAGCAGCGTCTGCCTTCAGTACTTGAGCTATGCAGTGAATATAATGCCAGCGATTCTACGATTCGAAAAAGTCTGGATATTTTGAAAAAAGAAGGCTATATCTACAGCAAAAAACGCGTTGGTGTTTTTGTAAGTTCTATTGAAGAAAAACGCTTTATTCTTAAATTTAATGAATTTAGCAATTTAAAAGAGCCAGTTACAGATTCTAATCTGGTAATATTTAAAAAAGGACCAGATAATAAAGAAGTAAGGGACCCGAGATTCTACCATAAAAAATATATTGAGTGCCATCGTATTTATAGGGCGGGAGCCTTTCCAGTATTGTATAAAGTGGATTATATTTTGTACAATGCTCATATGTGTCTGGAAAGTATTAATGCTGAAAAATGGATTGGTGAAATGGATCTTGTGATGGACAGCCCTGCAATTTATAAACAACTTGCATTGAGAATCGAGATGGGCGAAGAGAAAATTCGCCAAGCTATGATTTTGGCAGAAGAGAGTATTCTTTATAAAATCAGGCGTGAATATTACACTGAAAAGAAGTCGTTTGTGGGTTTGAGCGAAATTTATGTCGCAAACCACGATTTAAAACTACAGATTCATGAAAAATAG